From the genome of Candidatus Delongbacteria bacterium:
TTTCATCAGGTGAAAATTCTGGATGAGATTCTAAAAAATAGTTTATGGTGTCTATATTTTCGTCATCGGAAAAAGTACAAGTAGAGTAAACTAAGACTCCTCCAGGTTTTACTGCTTTTGCTGCATCCTCCAAAATTTTTCTTTGTCTAATCGAGCATGACTTCACGTGTTCAATACTCCATTCTTTGATTGTTTCAGGGTCTTTTCTAAACATTCCTTCCCCAGAACATGGAGCATCCACTAAAACTTTATCAAACACTCCACCAATTTTAGCAAAACTTTCAGGTTTATCATTTGTAACAATACAATTTGGTATACCCATTCTTTCAATATTGGAAGATAATATTAAAGCTCTTTGACCGACAATCTCGTTTGATACCAGAAGCCCAGAACCTTTTAATTTATCTGCGATTTGAGTAGATTTACCACCTGGTGAGGCACAAATATCTAATACCAGATCATTTTCTTGTATATCCATCATATTTACGGGAACCATTGCACTTGCTTCCTGTATGTAATAAAGACCTAAATTATGAAAAATTGATTTTCCTGGTTTGTCGTTCAAGGAGTAATAAAAACCACTATTTTCCCAACTTATTTTATCAAGTTTAAAGTTCATCAGGTTGTTAAGTTCAGTAAACTTATCATTGGAGACTTTCAAATTGTTTACT
Proteins encoded in this window:
- a CDS encoding NOL1/NOP2/sun family putative RNA methylase yields the protein MELPLDFISRMKAQLADDYDDYLKSYNDQNLFSLRVNNLKVSNDKFTELNNLMNFKLDKISWENSGFYYSLNDKPGKSIFHNLGLYYIQEASAMVPVNMMDIQENDLVLDICASPGGKSTQIADKLKGSGLLVSNEIVGQRALILSSNIERMGIPNCIVTNDKPESFAKIGGVFDKVLVDAPCSGEGMFRKDPETIKEWSIEHVKSCSIRQRKILEDAAKAVKPGGVLVYSTCTFSDDENIDTINYFLESHPEFSPDEIRIESLGYDWKFNIYPHRNKGEGHFCARLVKSSDSEQTYLKQKKIKPLKSVMAEDFLKPIRELNNLELFYFKNSIYLLNSEYYYLADYLNIIRLGQLAGEFDKRVIPAHALAVSVLKNNYTKYELNYNSDEMIKYLRGETLKIIDNPSGWIIVTVNGFPLTWGKNSSGILKNHLPKGLRIN